In Salarias fasciatus chromosome 20, fSalaFa1.1, whole genome shotgun sequence, a single window of DNA contains:
- the gnat2 gene encoding guanine nucleotide-binding protein G(t) subunit alpha-2, producing the protein MGAGASAEDKKSKELEKQLQEDADKDSKTVKLLLLGAGESGKSTIVKQMKILHQGGYTKEEQMEFRAIIYGNILQSALAIIRGMEMLGIDFGSPSSQEDSQKLQNLSDSIEEGTMPAELAEVIQKLWKDSGVQAGFERAAEYQLNDSAGYYLNELDRICKPDYLPTEQDVLRSRVKTTGIIEEQFSCKELHFRMFDVGGQRSERKKWIHCFEGVTCIIFCGALSAYDMVLVEDDEVNRMHESLHLFNSICNHRFFALTSIVLFLNKKDLFEEKIKKVHLSICFPDYDGPNTYDDASNYIKTQFLELNMKKGVKEIYSHLTCATDTKNVEIVFNAVTDIIIKENLKDCGLF; encoded by the exons ATGGGTGCCGGAGCCAGTGCCGAAGACAAAAAGTCCAAGGAGTTAGAAAAGCAACTCCAGGAAGATGCTGATAAGGATTCTAAAACCGTCAAGCTATTACTGCTTG gtgCTGGTGAGTCAGGGAAAAGCACGATCGTCAAACAGATGAA GATTCTGCATCAAGGAGGTTACACAAAAGAGGAACAGATGGAGTTTAGAGCGATCATCTACGGCAACATCCTGCAGTCTGCTCTGGCTATCATCAGAGGCATGGAGATGCTGGGCATTGACTTTGGCTCACCATCTTCACAG GAGGACTCACAGAAGCTCCAGAACTTGTCAGACTCCATTGAAGAGGGCACGATGCCTGCTGAGCTGGCCGAAGTCATCCAGAAGCTGTGGAAAGACTCCGGCGTACAGGCCGGCTTCGAAAGAGCTGCTGAGTACCAACTGAACGACTCTGCTGGATA CTACCTCAACGAATTGGACCGAATCTGCAAGCCGGACTACCTCCCTACTGAGCAGGACGTGCTGCGATCTCGAGTCAAAACTACTGGTATCATTGAAGAACAGTTCTCCTGCAAAGAGTTGCACTTCAG GATGTTCGATGTGGGCGGCCAGCggtcagagagaaagaagtggaTCCATTGTTTCGAGGGTGTGACCTGCATCATCTTCTGCGGAGCTCTTAGCGCTTACGACATGGTGCTCGTAGAGGACGACGAAGTG AACCGCATGCACGAGTCCCTCCATCTATTCAACAGCATCTGCAACCACAGGTTCTTTGCACTGACCTCCATCGTGCTTTTCCTCAACAAGAAGGATCTCTTCGAAGAGAAGATCAAGAAAGTCCATCTGAGCATCTGCTTCCCCGACTACGACG GCCCCAACACGTACGATGATGCCAGCAACTACATCAAGACGCAGTTCCTGGAGCTGAACATGAAGAAGGGTGTGAAAGAAATCTACTCCCACTTGACCTGTGCCACGGACACAAAGAACGTCGAGATTGTGTTCAACGCTGTGACAGACATCATCATCAAAGAAAACCTTAAAGACTGCGGTCTTTTCTAA